In Aliivibrio wodanis, a genomic segment contains:
- the ppaC gene encoding manganese-dependent inorganic pyrophosphatase: protein MSMYVVGHKIPDSDSICGAIALAYLKNQIGEAAIPARLGEISPETAFILEKFGLETPELKMSYAGEEVYIVDHSELTQAPDDIAEATIVGIVDHHKLGDLTTSTPLECWIRPVGCSNTIIKMMYDFYNVEIPKDMAGIMLCAILSDTVIFKSPTCTTADIKCVEALAEIAGIEDFKELGMDMFKVKSAVEGTPIRDLVMRDFKDFNMNGELVGIGQLEVIDLAVFDEIKEELEADIAAMKVEGNRHTMILLLTDIMKEGSELLVVSDNADLTEKAYGKETENGRVWLDGVLSRKKQVVPQLQEVFA, encoded by the coding sequence ATGTCAATGTATGTAGTGGGCCATAAGATCCCAGATTCAGATTCAATTTGTGGTGCAATCGCACTTGCTTACTTAAAAAATCAAATTGGTGAAGCAGCTATCCCTGCTCGCTTAGGTGAAATATCTCCTGAAACAGCATTCATCCTTGAAAAATTTGGTTTAGAAACACCTGAACTAAAAATGAGTTATGCTGGTGAAGAGGTTTATATTGTAGATCATTCTGAATTGACACAAGCACCAGACGATATTGCTGAAGCGACAATTGTAGGTATTGTTGATCACCATAAACTGGGTGACTTAACAACATCAACGCCATTAGAGTGTTGGATCCGTCCTGTTGGTTGTAGTAACACAATTATCAAAATGATGTATGACTTTTACAATGTTGAAATTCCAAAAGATATGGCTGGTATCATGTTATGTGCAATTTTAAGCGATACCGTGATCTTTAAATCACCAACATGCACAACTGCTGATATTAAGTGTGTTGAAGCACTAGCAGAGATCGCTGGTATTGAAGACTTTAAAGAACTAGGCATGGATATGTTTAAAGTAAAATCAGCAGTTGAAGGCACACCTATACGTGACCTTGTTATGCGTGATTTTAAAGACTTTAACATGAATGGTGAGCTAGTTGGTATTGGTCAACTTGAAGTTATCGACTTAGCTGTATTCGATGAAATCAAAGAAGAATTAGAAGCGGATATCGCAGCAATGAAAGTTGAAGGTAATCGTCATACTATGATTTTACTTCTAACTGATATCATGAAAGAAGGTTCAGAGTTATTAGTTGTTAGTGACAATGCAGACCTAACAGAAAAAGCTTATGGTAAAGAGACGGAGAATGGTCGCGTTTGGCTTGATGGCGTACTTAGTCGTAAGAAGCAAGTTGTTCCTCAGTTACAAGAAGTGTTTGCTTAG
- a CDS encoding HTH-type transcriptional regulator, LysR-family, whose amino-acid sequence MVTNKLINLLPDLATFIIVVNEGSFTAAAKKLGVTPSALSKLITRLENALSVKLFERTTRSLLITESGKKIYQQSVIMVEAAQQAIDISSSEHIVPSGSLTVAAPKAFLTIVLQPLITPFLIKYPKIQLKLRASDGDIDMIAQGIDVVFRLTDKPTEGLIMKEIGKVNLSLCASPSYIKERGLPTNPHDLTHHDCLYLGETTTDHIWEFVKAEESHVIAVTGRYAVNHSQMRLNGVKDGFGIGIFPDFVIKEALDNNEVVPVLSDWQIKGNYHGVIAMQYAQNKYMPSRLKVFTEFVKENLMKEQSK is encoded by the coding sequence ATGGTCACAAATAAACTTATTAATCTATTACCCGACTTAGCGACTTTTATTATAGTCGTAAATGAAGGCAGCTTTACGGCGGCGGCTAAAAAGCTGGGTGTAACTCCGTCGGCGTTGAGTAAGCTTATTACTCGTTTGGAAAATGCACTCTCTGTTAAGTTGTTTGAGCGAACAACGCGTAGTCTGCTGATCACTGAGTCTGGTAAAAAAATATACCAACAATCTGTCATTATGGTTGAAGCGGCACAGCAGGCGATTGATATTTCGAGCTCAGAGCATATTGTTCCGTCTGGAAGTTTGACGGTTGCAGCCCCAAAAGCATTTTTAACGATTGTACTTCAACCATTAATTACTCCATTTTTGATTAAGTATCCTAAAATCCAATTAAAGCTAAGAGCATCGGATGGTGATATCGATATGATAGCTCAAGGGATTGATGTGGTTTTTCGTTTAACCGATAAACCAACAGAAGGATTGATCATGAAAGAAATAGGAAAGGTTAATCTCAGCTTATGTGCTAGTCCCTCTTATATAAAAGAGAGAGGGTTGCCAACTAACCCACATGATCTTACTCATCATGACTGTCTTTATTTAGGTGAAACGACAACCGATCATATTTGGGAATTTGTAAAAGCGGAAGAAAGCCATGTTATTGCCGTGACTGGTCGTTATGCTGTCAATCATTCGCAAATGAGATTGAATGGAGTGAAGGATGGTTTTGGTATTGGAATTTTCCCTGATTTTGTTATCAAAGAGGCGTTAGATAATAACGAAGTTGTTCCCGTTCTTTCTGATTGGCAGATAAAAGGAAATTATCATGGTGTTATCGCTATGCAATACGCTCAGAATAAATATATGCCTTCTCGTTTAAAAGTTTTTACTGAATTTGTAAAAGAGAATTTAATGAAAGAGCAGAGTAAATGA
- the kbl gene encoding 2-amino-3-ketobutyrate coenzyme A ligase: MSSAFYTQIQNQIEEVKSEGLYKSERIITSAQKASVSISTGQEVLNFCANNYLGLANHPALIEAAKNGMDEHGFGMASVRFICGTQDSHKVLEEKLSTFLGKEDTILYTSCFDANAGLFETILGKEDAIISDALNHASIIDGVRLCKAMRFRYANNDMAELEEQLIAAKEAGARHTLIVTDGVFSMDGVVANLPAICDLADKYEALVMVDDSHAVGFMGENGAGTHEHHDVIDRIDIITGTLGKAMGGASGGYTSGKKEVIDWLRQRSRPYLFSNSVAPAIVSASIRVLDLLAESGDLRTSLWENSAHFRTRMEAAGFTMGGADHAIIPIMLGDAKLAAEFAERALEKGIYVVAFSFPVVPKGQARIRTQMSAAHSREQLDRAIDAFIAVGKDMEIIK; the protein is encoded by the coding sequence ATGTCTTCTGCATTCTACACTCAGATCCAAAATCAAATTGAAGAAGTAAAGAGCGAAGGTTTATACAAATCTGAACGTATTATTACTTCAGCTCAAAAAGCATCTGTTTCTATCTCTACTGGTCAAGAAGTACTAAACTTCTGTGCAAACAACTACTTAGGTTTAGCTAACCACCCTGCTCTTATTGAAGCAGCAAAAAATGGTATGGATGAGCACGGCTTTGGTATGGCTTCTGTACGTTTTATCTGCGGTACTCAAGACTCACATAAAGTACTAGAAGAAAAACTATCTACTTTCTTAGGTAAAGAAGACACGATCCTTTACACATCATGTTTTGATGCAAACGCGGGTTTATTCGAAACTATTTTAGGTAAAGAAGATGCAATCATCTCTGATGCCCTAAATCACGCATCAATCATTGATGGTGTTCGCCTTTGTAAAGCAATGCGTTTCCGTTACGCAAACAACGACATGGCTGAGTTAGAAGAACAACTAATTGCAGCAAAAGAAGCTGGCGCTCGTCATACACTTATCGTTACTGATGGTGTGTTCTCAATGGACGGCGTAGTTGCTAATCTTCCGGCTATCTGTGATTTAGCTGATAAGTACGAAGCACTTGTTATGGTTGATGACTCTCACGCTGTTGGCTTTATGGGCGAAAACGGTGCTGGTACTCATGAGCATCATGACGTTATTGACCGCATCGATATCATCACAGGTACGCTAGGTAAAGCAATGGGTGGCGCATCAGGCGGCTACACTTCTGGTAAAAAAGAAGTGATCGATTGGTTACGTCAACGTTCACGTCCGTATCTATTCTCAAACTCAGTAGCTCCTGCAATTGTTTCTGCCTCTATTCGTGTTCTTGATTTGCTGGCTGAGTCTGGTGATTTACGCACAAGTTTATGGGAAAACTCTGCTCATTTCCGTACTCGTATGGAAGCTGCTGGTTTCACAATGGGTGGTGCTGACCACGCTATCATCCCAATCATGCTAGGCGATGCAAAACTAGCTGCTGAATTCGCAGAGCGTGCGTTAGAAAAAGGCATCTATGTTGTTGCTTTCTCTTTCCCAGTAGTGCCTAAAGGCCAAGCTCGTATTCGTACACAAATGTCTGCTGCTCATTCTCGTGAGCAACTAGATCGCGCAATTGATGCCTTTATCGCTGTAGGTAAAGACATGGAGATCATCAAATAA
- the tdh gene encoding L-threonine 3-dehydrogenase — translation MKIKALSKLKPEEGIWMTEVEKPEMGHNDILIRIKKTAICGTDVHIYNWDEWSQKTIPVPMVVGHEYVGEVVGIGQEVRGFEIGDRVSGEGHITCGHCRNCRGGRTHLCRNTTGVGVNRTGAFSEFLVIPAFNAFKIPAEISDDLASIFDPFGNAVHTALSFDLVGEDVLITGAGPIGIMAAAVAKHVGARHVVITDVNEYRLDLAKKMGVTRAVNVMNEKLEDVMSDLGMTEGFDVGLEMSGNPSAFNSMLTNMNHGGKISLLGIPPSDMAVDWNQVIFKGLVIKGIYGREMFETWYKMASLIQSGLDLTPIITHHYKIDDFQAGFDMMRSGMSGKVILDWE, via the coding sequence ATGAAAATTAAAGCACTTTCAAAACTAAAACCTGAAGAAGGCATTTGGATGACCGAGGTTGAAAAACCTGAAATGGGTCATAACGATATTCTTATCCGTATTAAGAAAACCGCAATTTGTGGTACTGATGTACATATCTACAATTGGGATGAGTGGTCACAAAAAACCATTCCTGTTCCTATGGTTGTAGGTCACGAATACGTGGGTGAAGTGGTTGGTATTGGCCAAGAAGTTCGCGGTTTTGAGATTGGCGACCGTGTTTCTGGCGAAGGTCACATCACTTGTGGTCACTGTCGTAACTGTCGTGGCGGCCGAACTCACCTTTGTCGTAATACAACAGGTGTTGGTGTTAACCGAACTGGTGCATTCTCTGAGTTCTTAGTGATTCCTGCATTTAACGCGTTTAAGATCCCTGCTGAGATTTCTGATGATCTTGCATCAATCTTTGACCCATTTGGTAACGCGGTTCACACTGCCCTATCATTTGATTTAGTAGGTGAAGATGTTCTTATCACTGGTGCAGGTCCAATTGGCATCATGGCAGCAGCCGTTGCAAAACACGTAGGTGCTCGTCACGTTGTTATTACTGATGTTAACGAATACCGTCTAGATCTTGCTAAAAAGATGGGCGTAACACGTGCTGTAAACGTAATGAACGAAAAGCTTGAAGACGTAATGTCAGATCTTGGCATGACTGAAGGCTTTGACGTTGGTTTAGAAATGTCTGGTAACCCATCAGCATTCAACAGCATGCTAACCAACATGAACCATGGTGGTAAAATATCTCTACTAGGTATTCCACCATCAGATATGGCGGTAGATTGGAACCAAGTAATTTTTAAAGGCTTAGTTATTAAAGGTATCTACGGCCGTGAAATGTTTGAAACTTGGTACAAGATGGCAAGCTTAATCCAATCTGGTTTAGACCTAACACCAATCATCACTCACCACTACAAAATTGATGACTTCCAAGCAGGCTTCGATATGATGCGTTCTGGTATGTCAGGTAAAGTTATTCTAGATTGGGAATAA